The segment AGACTGTATTTAAAAGTGAAAGGACATTTGTAAAGAATCACTTTGCTCCCTGTTTTCGGAAATTACATAAAAGATCAATGATTTCAGTTACCTGATACAAATGACCGTAACAATGATGACAATAAGGACAAGCACAGATACCCCAACAATGACGGCAAGCGGACTAGACCCGGTGTCCTCCACTGGCCGCACTGCTTCTAgacaaacaaaaccaaaaagtacaaaaattgtacattttatgCATAGCATATCAAACCTGAAAAGTGTGTGcctgcgtgcgtgcgtgcgtgtgtgtgtgtgttttgagCTATATTAATATTGTATGTAAACATTAACGTAAAAGTTGTAATTGAAAACGAGTAATTATTGCTATTTTTCACTtaagcgcatagaaactataggtaattttgcgctttataaatgaataaaataataataatataagctaccaatatttttgttttatattctactatttagttttttaaaaaaaactaactaaattaatttttttttaaaaaccaacatTGTAATGTAATTTACTTTTTGAATTCTTCAGTCAAAAGGCAGTTTCATAATTCCACTTTGCCTTAGTTTTAAtttgcttttctttttatttgatttatttagttttggtatTTATTGTCCAGAGGAATTTcatgttgttcgtgtcgttgatTATCTTTAATAATATATATCCGAAACGCGGTTATTCAATATCGGCCATGAAGTTCACAAGCCTGGTTTAACATGGTGGTACCCCCACACGGAAATGCGCACAATGTACTGTACACTGTGTATCAATATCGTCCTTCAAAGCgatataatgaataattataCAGCTATTCCACTGATGGCGATATTCTCGACGATCTGGCAATAGTGCTAAAATATCGCAAGAAACAATTTACCAACCTTAATTTTGCATCagattgtattgattgattgtatattgttttacgtccctctcgagaatatttcactcatatggagacgtcaccaccgccgatgaagggctgcaaatttaggcctatgctcgatgcttatgaccattgagcaggaagggatatttttcgtgccacacctactgtgacacgggacctcggtttttgcggtctcatccgaaggaacgttccatttagtcgcctcttacgacaagcaagggggtactgaggacctattctaacccggatccccatggaaTAATTTTAGAGAAGATGTGGTTAGTTGATTGACATAATACAGTGTAGATATTCCCCCGTGCTTTTTCAAACTGTTCAAAGACTTTCAACTTAAGATTTAGACATGTTTTGCTAATTAGAATGTGTAGTGCAATCTCAATGGATGTGAATTCATGCAAGGCATGTGTTATCGATGCAAAGTGCTGTTGAGAGTTTCACCCGCGTCAATATGGAGCAcacatcatcaattcatttgctGCGTAcagcaattcaattaaagatctcttcaaagaATTAAATaaacgatatctttaattctaaaacattgcgcgcattaattgaattgttgatagcattaaaTACAttgctataattgaattgttgctctcttcataagtattgatgatatcaacaattaaattgatgcgcactacaattcaattaaagtgaGCGATAATttaattaaagcgcgcatcgaTTCAAATAATatgcgcaataattgaatcattgctctcttccattgaattgtagcgtgcatcaattcaattaatgtacgcaaaaattgaatcattgctctcttcaatttaaATAATGctgtcattaattcaattgatgtgcgcaataattcttTAAGAAAGAGCAattatataattcaattttcgcacatcaattgaattaatgatagcATTATttaaattgaagagagcaataattcaatcattgcgtgcattaattgaattgatgcacgctacaattcaatggaagagagcaatgattcaattattgcgcgcattatttgaattgatgcgctcattaattgaattattgctctctttaattgaattgatgagagcaattattgatttgatgcgcgcatcaatttaattattgcgcgcaaaaattgaattgttgatatcttcatttaattaaagatattttcaattatttgtgtTTATATCATTTTGGTGCTCCATACGTTAACAATCTTTAAACTGCAATATGCGCACCACACTCTTGCACCCATACATTGCAATGTTCCCTCCACCCCGGGACACAACCTCTTTCATAGAAACCAGTCTCAGAGTGAAAATTCTCTACACTGTACGCtacatatatttttacaattatgaatatattttacaaaaagggTTGTACATATCGATCATGATAAATTATCAAATCCTAAACAACTCTTGCTGTTACAGCAATCAATTCCAAAGAGACTTCACTATAAATGACTGTTCATCACCACCAATTGCCTTAAATGTCTTACTCTTTTGCCTTAAATGTCTTACGTTTTTGCCTTAAATGTCTTACTCTTTTGCCTTAAATGTCTTACGCTTTTCACATTTATTCCCAGTCCAGCCATCTTTGCAACTGTAACAATCCCCGCTCTCAATCCAGCATCTATTACCCCGACAGTTTTCTGGGCAAGGTTTGTCACAGTATAAACCGTATGTCCTTCTCTGTTCACATCCTGCAAACCATCAGTTTAACTACAGTGAAAAGTCAAGAATcggaagatttttgaaatcaCCTTATTATACTAGAAACTGATAATTACTTGTTTCATTTACAGTTGGAAAAAAACACCTCTAGATCTTTATACGTAATATATAAAGCATTTCAATACCTCACTGCCTTCGAGATGAAATTGAAACATTTtaagattaaaacatttttattgcattttcaTTCTATACTTCTTACCCTTTACTATGACCTCGCAAACTGGAGAGAAAGCCGAATTTGTACTACCAGATGCTGCATTATGGAATATTACGTAACGTGCAAAGACCTGACAATTTCCCTCCAAACCTATTATTGCACGGCTAGGGCCAGCATCCTCAATGCACAGAAAGCCGTTTTGCCACCGAGTAGTATTGGACAGATAAACTTCATAATTGTGAACTTTCCCTAGAATACCTAAACGTTAAAAGAGAAAGTTAAGTGCAGACGCTTGATCA is part of the Ostrea edulis chromosome 2, xbOstEdul1.1, whole genome shotgun sequence genome and harbors:
- the LOC125680474 gene encoding uncharacterized protein LOC125680474: MRTLPHVFYSLLTMLHFCTGYMYDEWYPCRGCGASHAVKGDQSTCVNTEDGFPMTWHVDLQEVKSIARISIFYNTSGILGKVHNYEVYLSNTTRWQNGFLCIEDAGPSRAIIGLEGNCQVFARYVIFHNAASGSTNSAFSPVCEVIVKGCEQRRTYGLYCDKPCPENCRGNRCWIESGDCYSCKDGWTGNKCEKRKTFKAKE